Proteins encoded together in one Acipenser ruthenus chromosome 22, fAciRut3.2 maternal haplotype, whole genome shotgun sequence window:
- the LOC131699439 gene encoding small ribosomal subunit protein uS11 has translation MAPRKGKEKKEEQVISLGPQVAEGENVFGTCHIFASFNDTFVHVTDLSGKETICRVTGGMKVKADRDESSPYAAMLAAQDVAQRCKELGITALHIKLRATGGNRTKTPGPGAQSALRALARSGMKIGRIEDVTPIPSDSTRRKGGRRGRRL, from the exons ATGGCTCCTCGTAAGGGTAAGGAAAAGAAGGAAGAGCAGGTGATCAGCCTGGGACCTCAGGTTGCTGAGGGCGAGAATGTTTTCGGAACTTGCCACATATTTGCTTCCTTCAATGATACCTTCGTTCATGTCACTGACCTGTCTGGCAA GGAAACAATCTGCCGCGTGACTGGTGGTATGAAGGTGAAAGCCGACAGAGATGAGTCCTCTCCTTACGCTGCTATGTTGGCAGCTCAGGATGTGGCTCAGAGGTGCAAGGAGCTGGGCATCACTGCCCTGCACATCAAACTGCGTGCAACTGGAGGCAACAG AACTAAGACCCCCGGACCTGGTGCGCAGTCTGCACTCAGAGCCCTGGCTCGTTCTGGTATGAAGATCGGACGTATTG AGGATGTGACCCCGATCCCATCAGACAGCACCCGCAGAAAGGGTGGCCGTCGCGGACGTCGTCTGTAA